One Silene latifolia isolate original U9 population chromosome 4, ASM4854445v1, whole genome shotgun sequence DNA segment encodes these proteins:
- the LOC141653305 gene encoding uncharacterized protein LOC141653305 isoform X1, with translation MKNTDKCSLTSCGSMTRSCSVVIMFLIMVTILCMLPSPAVSSFFTKMVSFLSHHFPLSLRQFTLLSSRLHFYDSKKFTCEVGSNLSGNSNENFTIQDAFRMLDAGFFSKEKMVDIVKEASEFNLPITRADRKLVATNNGGLKYPSVLVFRPEWNDKQPESTKNRFVYPSLPDIQKPANDEDIAFMSVLELGQLIKTKKISSVELTEIFLRRLKRYNHVLQAVITITEELAYKQAKEADQLLSQGNYLGPLHGIPYGLKDIISVPHYKTTWGSGIFKDRVLDIEAWIYKRLKSTGAVLVAKLVSGSLAYDDIWFGGRTRNPWNIEEFSTGSSAGPAACTSAGMVPFAIGSETAGSITYPSARCGVTALRPTFGTVGRTGVMSISESLDKLGPFCRSAADCAVILDNIRGKDPDDLSSREMPFSDPFHVDLTKLTVGYLDDAEMEVVKILASKGVKMVPFKLNYTVDSVQGVLNFTMDVDMLTHFDEWQRSGQDDSYEAQDQWPYELRRARVITAVDYLQAQRARGRLIQEVEKSFSVDAFIGNATDWEKVCMGNLVGMPVIVVPAGFAQIDNPPSGGTRRRKTITTGIYAPPHHDHIALALAMAYQSVTDHHMQRPPIDDLGPNDSISNTPGSTYPPRQLRG, from the exons ATGAAGAACACAGACAAGTGTAGTTTAACTTCATGCGGTTCAATGACACGTTCATGTTCAGTAGTGATTATGTTTCTGATAATGGTGACTATTCTTTGTATGTTGCCTTCTCCTGCAGTTTCTTCTTTCTTCACCAAAATGGTATCTTTTCTTTCTCATCATTTTCCACTTTCTCTTCGTCAATTTACCCTTCTTTCATCAAGACTccatttttat GACAGCAAGAAGTTTACCTGTGAGGTTGGCAGCAATCTATCAGGAAATAGTAATGAGAATTTTACAATACAGGATGCATTCCGGATGCTTGATGCTGGTTTTTTCAGTAAAGAGAAG ATGGTGGACATAGTGAAGGAAGCTTCAGAATTCAATCTTCCCATTACAAGAGCTGATCGCAAATTGGTTGCTACAAACAATGGAGGATTAAAGTACCCATCTGTTTTAGTTTTTCGTCCTGAGTGGAATGATAAACAACCAGAATCAACGAAGAATAGATTTGTCTATCCTTCTCTACCTGACATTCAGAAGCCTGCAAATGACGAAGATATTGCTTTCATGAGT GTTCTTGAACTCGGCCAGCTCATTAAGACAAAAAAGATTTCTTCTGTTGAGCTTACTGAAATTTTTCTCCGGAGACTAAAAAG GTACAATCATGTTCTCCAAGCTGTCATTACTATAACAGAAGAACTGGCATACAAGCAGGCCAAAGAGGCTGATCAGCTGCTTTCTCAAGGAAACTATCTAG GTCCACTCCATGGTATCCCGTATGGATTAAAAGATATAATTTCCGTGCCCCACTATAAGACAACATGGGGTTCTGGCATCTTCAAAGATCGAGTACTTGATATCGAAGCTTGGATCTATAAAAG GTTGAAGTCCACCGGTGCAGTTCTTGTTGCAAAGCTTGTAAGTGGATCACTGGCCTATGATGACATCTGGTTTGGGGGCAGAACAAGAAATCCATGGAATATAGAGGAGTTTTCTACTGGTTCATCTGCTGGACCTGCTGCTTGCACTTCTGCAG GCATGGTGCCATTTGCAATTGGGTCAGAAACCGCAGGGTCTATTACCTATCCTTCTGCTCGATGTGGTGTAACAGCTTTACGCCCAACTTTTGGTACTGTTGGACGTACAGGTGTAATGAGCATATCAGAAAGCTTG gaTAAGCTGGGTCCTTTTTGCAGAAGTGCTGCCGATTGTGCTGTCATTCTGGATAATATTCGAGGGAAGGATCCAGATGACCTATCTTCACGAGAGATGCCGTTTTCTGATCCTTTTCATGTCGACCTTACAAAGCTTACAGTTGGATATCTTGATGATGCTGAAATGGAG GTGGTTAAGATTCTTGCATCTAAGGGTGTTAAGATGGTTCCTTTCAAGCTAAATTATACAGTCGATTCTGTTCAAGGAGTCTTGAACTTCACAATGGACGTGGATATGTTAACTCACTTCGATGAGTGGCAGCGCTCTGGCCAGGATGATTCTTATGAAGCACAGGATCAATGGCCATATGAACTGCGTAGGGCAAGAGTCATTACAGCTGTAGATTATCTGCAG GCGCAGAGGGCAAGGGGAAGATTGATTCAAGAAGTGGAAAAAAGTTTCTCAGTAGATGCCTTTATTGGTAATGCAACTGATTGGGAAAAGGTTTGCATGGGAAACCTTGTTGGCATGCCGGTAATTGTTGTACCTGCTGGTTTTGCCCAAATTGATAACCCACCTTCTGGTGGTACTCGAAGGAGAAAGACGATCACAACTGGCATTTATGCTCCCCCTCACCATGATCACATA GCCTTGGCACTGGCAATGGCATACCAGTCAGTAACCGATCATCACATGCAGCGTCCACCCATTGACGATCTTGGGCCCAACGACTCCATTTCAAATACACCAGGTTCCACATATCCACCACGACAGCTGCGAGGTTAA
- the LOC141653305 gene encoding uncharacterized protein LOC141653305 isoform X2, with product MKNTDKCSLTSCGSMTRSCSVVIMFLIMVTILCMLPSPAVSSFFTKMDSKKFTCEVGSNLSGNSNENFTIQDAFRMLDAGFFSKEKMVDIVKEASEFNLPITRADRKLVATNNGGLKYPSVLVFRPEWNDKQPESTKNRFVYPSLPDIQKPANDEDIAFMSVLELGQLIKTKKISSVELTEIFLRRLKRYNHVLQAVITITEELAYKQAKEADQLLSQGNYLGPLHGIPYGLKDIISVPHYKTTWGSGIFKDRVLDIEAWIYKRLKSTGAVLVAKLVSGSLAYDDIWFGGRTRNPWNIEEFSTGSSAGPAACTSAGMVPFAIGSETAGSITYPSARCGVTALRPTFGTVGRTGVMSISESLDKLGPFCRSAADCAVILDNIRGKDPDDLSSREMPFSDPFHVDLTKLTVGYLDDAEMEVVKILASKGVKMVPFKLNYTVDSVQGVLNFTMDVDMLTHFDEWQRSGQDDSYEAQDQWPYELRRARVITAVDYLQAQRARGRLIQEVEKSFSVDAFIGNATDWEKVCMGNLVGMPVIVVPAGFAQIDNPPSGGTRRRKTITTGIYAPPHHDHIALALAMAYQSVTDHHMQRPPIDDLGPNDSISNTPGSTYPPRQLRG from the exons ATGAAGAACACAGACAAGTGTAGTTTAACTTCATGCGGTTCAATGACACGTTCATGTTCAGTAGTGATTATGTTTCTGATAATGGTGACTATTCTTTGTATGTTGCCTTCTCCTGCAGTTTCTTCTTTCTTCACCAAAATG GACAGCAAGAAGTTTACCTGTGAGGTTGGCAGCAATCTATCAGGAAATAGTAATGAGAATTTTACAATACAGGATGCATTCCGGATGCTTGATGCTGGTTTTTTCAGTAAAGAGAAG ATGGTGGACATAGTGAAGGAAGCTTCAGAATTCAATCTTCCCATTACAAGAGCTGATCGCAAATTGGTTGCTACAAACAATGGAGGATTAAAGTACCCATCTGTTTTAGTTTTTCGTCCTGAGTGGAATGATAAACAACCAGAATCAACGAAGAATAGATTTGTCTATCCTTCTCTACCTGACATTCAGAAGCCTGCAAATGACGAAGATATTGCTTTCATGAGT GTTCTTGAACTCGGCCAGCTCATTAAGACAAAAAAGATTTCTTCTGTTGAGCTTACTGAAATTTTTCTCCGGAGACTAAAAAG GTACAATCATGTTCTCCAAGCTGTCATTACTATAACAGAAGAACTGGCATACAAGCAGGCCAAAGAGGCTGATCAGCTGCTTTCTCAAGGAAACTATCTAG GTCCACTCCATGGTATCCCGTATGGATTAAAAGATATAATTTCCGTGCCCCACTATAAGACAACATGGGGTTCTGGCATCTTCAAAGATCGAGTACTTGATATCGAAGCTTGGATCTATAAAAG GTTGAAGTCCACCGGTGCAGTTCTTGTTGCAAAGCTTGTAAGTGGATCACTGGCCTATGATGACATCTGGTTTGGGGGCAGAACAAGAAATCCATGGAATATAGAGGAGTTTTCTACTGGTTCATCTGCTGGACCTGCTGCTTGCACTTCTGCAG GCATGGTGCCATTTGCAATTGGGTCAGAAACCGCAGGGTCTATTACCTATCCTTCTGCTCGATGTGGTGTAACAGCTTTACGCCCAACTTTTGGTACTGTTGGACGTACAGGTGTAATGAGCATATCAGAAAGCTTG gaTAAGCTGGGTCCTTTTTGCAGAAGTGCTGCCGATTGTGCTGTCATTCTGGATAATATTCGAGGGAAGGATCCAGATGACCTATCTTCACGAGAGATGCCGTTTTCTGATCCTTTTCATGTCGACCTTACAAAGCTTACAGTTGGATATCTTGATGATGCTGAAATGGAG GTGGTTAAGATTCTTGCATCTAAGGGTGTTAAGATGGTTCCTTTCAAGCTAAATTATACAGTCGATTCTGTTCAAGGAGTCTTGAACTTCACAATGGACGTGGATATGTTAACTCACTTCGATGAGTGGCAGCGCTCTGGCCAGGATGATTCTTATGAAGCACAGGATCAATGGCCATATGAACTGCGTAGGGCAAGAGTCATTACAGCTGTAGATTATCTGCAG GCGCAGAGGGCAAGGGGAAGATTGATTCAAGAAGTGGAAAAAAGTTTCTCAGTAGATGCCTTTATTGGTAATGCAACTGATTGGGAAAAGGTTTGCATGGGAAACCTTGTTGGCATGCCGGTAATTGTTGTACCTGCTGGTTTTGCCCAAATTGATAACCCACCTTCTGGTGGTACTCGAAGGAGAAAGACGATCACAACTGGCATTTATGCTCCCCCTCACCATGATCACATA GCCTTGGCACTGGCAATGGCATACCAGTCAGTAACCGATCATCACATGCAGCGTCCACCCATTGACGATCTTGGGCCCAACGACTCCATTTCAAATACACCAGGTTCCACATATCCACCACGACAGCTGCGAGGTTAA
- the LOC141653306 gene encoding calnexin homolog codes for METRRSSKLLFLGFLLIACFALNLYASDPILYESFDESFDGRWIVSEKSDYNGVWKHEKSEGHDDYGLLVSEKARKYAIVKELDTPVDLKEKTVVLQFETRFQNGLECGGAYLKYLRPQEAGWVSKEFDNESPYSIMFGPDKCGSTNKVHFILKHKNPNSGEYVEHHLKFPPSVPSDKLSHVYTAILTPDNGVRILVDGEEKKKANLLTGDDFEPAIIPPKTIPDPEDKKPEDWDEREKIPDPEATKPDDWDEDAPMEIEDEEATKPEGWLDDEVEDIDDPEATKPEDWDDEEDGEWEAPKIANPLCVEAPGCGEWKRPMKRNPAYKGKWYAPLIDNPAFKGIWKPQEIPNPDYFELSSPNFEPIAAVGIEIWTMQDGILFDNILIAGDEKTAESYRETQWKPKFDAEKEKQKAEEAAAQSAEGLSGIKKTVFDLLYKVADVPFLEAYKPKLLELIEKAETQPNITIGVLVSVAVVLVSLIFKILFGGKKPAAPAPAPAPQAAQPAAPESSSSEDKEGENEKEEAAAPRRRTRRD; via the exons ATGGAGACTCGAAGAAGCTCCAAGCTCCTATTTCTGGGGTTCTTACTTATTGCTTGCTTCGCTCTTAATCTCTACGCTTCTGATCCC ATCTTGTACGAATCATTTGATGAGTCGTTCGATGGACGGTGGATAGTTTCCGAGAAATCTGATTACAACG GTGTTTGGAAGCATGAAAAGAGTGAAGGCCATGATGATTATGGGCTTCTTGTCAGTGAGAAGGCAAGAAAGTATGCCATCGTGAAAGAACTTGATACGCCCGTGGACTTGAAAGAGAAAACTGTTGTTCTCCAATTTGAAACTCGTTTCCAGAACGGCTTGGAATGTGGAGGAGCTTACCTGAAATATCTCCGCCCCCAAGAGGCTGGATGGGTATCAAAGGAGTTCGATAATGAATCACCTTACTCTATTATGTTTGGACCTGATAAGTGTGGATCGACAAACAAGGTTCATTTTATCCTCAAGCACAAAAACCCAAACAGCGGTGAATACGTTGAGCACCATCTTAAGTTTCCACCATCTGTGCCGTCTGATAAATTGAGCCATGTGTATACTGCCATTTTGACTCCTGACAATGGAGTCCGCATCTTGGTCGATGGTGAAGAGAAGAAGAAGGCTAACTTGCTAACTGGTGATGACTTTGAACCTGCTATCATCCCACCAAAGACAATTCCCGACCCAGAGGATAAGAAACCCGAAGATTGGGATGAGAGAGAGAAAATTCCCGACCCCGAGGCAACAAAACCTGATGATTGGGATGAGGATGCACCAATGGAGATCGAAGATGAGGAGGCTACTAAACCTGAAGGGTGGTTAGATGACGAAGTAGAAGACATTGATGACCCAGAAGCAACAAAGCCTGAGGATTGGGATGATGAAGAAGATGGTGAATGGGAGGCACCAAAGATAGCTAACCCACTATGTGTCGAAGCACCCGGATGTGGTGAGTGGAAGAGGCCAATGAAGAGAAACCCAGCTTACAAGGGAAAATGGTACGCACCATTGATCGACAACCCAGCTTTTAAGGGAATTTGGAAGCCACAAGAGATTCCCAACCCTGACTACTTTGAGCTTTCCTCCCCTAACTTTGAGCCTATTGCTGCTGTGGGTATTGAGATCTGGACCATGCAAGATGGCATATTATTCGATAATATCTTAATTGCTGGCGATGAGAAGACCGCTGAGTCATACAGGGAAACCCAATGGAAGCCAAAGTTTGACGCAGAGAAGGAGAAGCAAAAGGCTGAGGAGGCTGCTGCTCAGTCAGCAGAAGGTTTGTCAGGCATCAAG AAAACTGTCTTTGACCTCCTCTACAAGGTTGCGGATGTCCCATTCTTGGAAGCTTACAAGCCTAAACTCCTT GAACTTATTGAGAAGGCTGAGACACAACCCAATATCACCATCGGTGTCCTAGTTTCTGTAGCAGTTGTCCTTGTTAGTCTTATTTTCAAGATTCTTTTCGGCGGCAAGAAACCT GCGGCCCCAGCCCCAGCCCCAGCCCCTCAAGCAGCACAACCAGCTGCTCCAGAGAGTTCAAGCTCCGAGGATAAGGAAGGTGAAAACGAGAAGGAAGAAGCTGCTGCTCCTCGTAGAAGAACAAGGCGTGACTGA
- the LOC141651263 gene encoding uncharacterized protein LOC141651263 has translation MRILEIATGKIFFLSMVYGFNDIIARQELWEQLVQFASTVDGPWLACGDFNTVLSHTERLGGSCSDAEIDDFHDCLSKCGLVDSPAMGSLFTWNNKQDVTTRVYSRLDRALINGEWGHQMHDMFAHFLPEETLQVNMWGKAPQYLNSISTWWNMYFKGTKMFCLVAKLKQLKGKFRQYNQEHFCDIEKSSIMALKNLEYIQSQLATNPGDLYWSAKESQALNEYKDLKDACTLFLRQKAKATWMKDGDCNTKYFHGVIKSHFLRNQVLSIKDTNGKEHEDPQQIQAAFLKYYIHLLGTESHTVSVNPKIIRKGSVCTASHAAILLKPVTSEEIKATIFSIPDHKAPGPYGYSSAFFKDSWSVIGGEDR, from the exons ATGAGGATTCTGGAAATTGCTACTGGGAAAATTTTCTTTTTGTCTATGGTTTATGGGTTCAATGATATTATTGCTAGGCAAGAGCTGTGGGAACAGCTTGTTCAGTTTGCATCTACAGTTGATGGACCATGGTTGGCCTGTGGTGATTTTAACACAGTACTCTCTCATACTGAAAGATTAGGAGGTAGCTGTAGTGATGCTGAAATAGATGATTTTCATGACTGCTTGTCTAAGTGTGGCTTAGTTGACAGTCCAGCTATGGGGTCTTTATTcacttggaataacaagcagGATGTTACAACTAGAGTTTACAGTAGGTTGGATAGGGCTTTGATTAATGGAGAGTGGGGACATCAGATGCATGATATGTTTGCTCACTTCCTACCtgaag AAACCCTTCAAGTTAATATGTGGGGGAAAGCTCCTCAGTATCTCAATTCTATTTCTACCTGGTGGAACATGTATTTCAAGGGGACAAAAATGTTCTGTCTGGTGGCTAAGCTTAAACAGTTGAAAGGCAAGTTTAGGCAGTATAATCAGGAGCACTTTTGTGATATTGAGAAGAGTTCTATTATGGCCCTGAAGAATTTGGAGTACATTCAGAGCCAACTTGCTACTAATCCAGGTGACCTTTACTGGAGTGCAAAAGAGAGTCAGGCTTTAAATGAATACAAAGATTTGAAAGATGCCTGTACTCTTTTCCTGAGGCAAAAAGCTAAGGCTACTTGGATGAAGGATGGGGATTGCAACACCAAATATTTTCATGGGGTTATTAAAAGTCATTTTTTGAGAAATCAAGTTTTGTCTATCAAAGATACTAATGGTAAGGAACATGAAGACCCTCAGCAAATTCAAGCTGCCTTTCTGAAATATTACATTCATTTGCTGGGGACTGAAAGTCATACTGTTTCTGTTAATCCCAAGATCATCAGGAAAGGGAGTGTGTGCACTGCTTCTCATGCTGCTATTTTGCTTAAGCCTGTGACTAGTGAGGAAATTAAGGCTACTATTTTCTCTATTCCTGATCACAAGGCGCCTGGCCCATATGGTTATTCTAGTGCATTTTTCAAGGATTCTTGGAGTGTAATTGGTGGTGAG GATAGATAA
- the LOC141651264 gene encoding uncharacterized protein LOC141651264, with protein sequence MHNELREMGIHVIRRGETLGDLTVEPELYEEIRELQKADDRIQKWRNAVEQAEAGVDSKFVIHADGSLRFGGRWCVPDNEELKRKILTEAHATPYSVHPGGDKLYKDLKKTFWWPNMKREVAEFVARCLTCQRVKGEHKRPQGKVFGCVVVAQGREVGVWCRGYGIGWSGSSLMVVVREVLGGGIGGERCR encoded by the exons ATGCATAATGAGCTGCGGGAGATGGGAATCCACGTGATCCGAAGAGGAGAGACTCTTGGGGACTTGACCGTTGAGCcggagttatatgaggagatcAGAGAGCTACAGAAAGCCGATGATAGAATTCAGAAGTGGCGCAACGCAGTAGAACAGGCAGAAGCTGGGGTTGATTCCAAGTTTGTTATCCATgctgatggtagtctgaggtttgggGGACGGTGGTGTGTTCCGGATAACGAGGAGTTGAAGAGGAAGATTCTTACTGAGGCTCATGCTACACCATACTCGGTTCATCCTGGGGGAGATAAGCTGTACAAGGACCTCaaaaagactttttggtggccgaatatgaagagggaagttgcTGAGTTCGTAGCTCGATGCTTGACGTGCCAGAGGGTGAAGGGGgaacataagagaccgcaagggaag GTTTTTGGTTGTGTCGTCGTGGCTCAGGGAAGGGAGGTTGGTGTCTGGTGTCGGGGTTATGGTATTGGGTGGTCTGGGTCGTCTCTaatggtggtggttagggaggtTCTTGGCGGCGGAATTGGCGGCGAGAGGTGTCGTTGA
- the LOC141651265 gene encoding uncharacterized protein LOC141651265, whose amino-acid sequence MPPKRNTAVNITQEELDRLLAENEALKAKRMDPAKMSTIVARHNPTFFTGEGEPHLLGDWCREFTNLFELIACPEELQVDQAAHYLRATAGEWWNRNKAEIRHVARDIEEGYVSWLEFQVILTDQFMPEFRKAKLREEFDTFKMTEDMTVETYHRKFRQLASYIDEFAKNETMLAMRFERGLTVDIKKRLTAAPPTTVQDIYLRAGAAERLSEQIKEDKKGKAEKRKSETVSDTTGAKKPNSGKFSGYSTNSAPGGMRNQSGGSFRGASIGGDASRITCFGCGKLGHRKFECRSSEETNAGVSEHLHLVRWVSDSGIRIQQLPYS is encoded by the coding sequence ATGCCTCCAAAAAGGAACACGGCTGTAAACATCACCCAGGAAGAGTTAGACCGACTGCTggctgagaatgaggccctaaaggctAAAAGAATGGACCCTGCTAAGATGAGTACTATAGTGGCGAGGCATAACCCTACCTTCTTCACTGGGGAGGGGGAACCTCACTTGCTGGGAGATTGGTGTCGGGAGTTCACCAACCTATTCGAACTGATAGCTTGTCCTGAAGAGCTGCAAGTAGACCAAGCGGCACACTACCTCCGGGCCACAGCTGGAGAGTGGTGGAATAGGAACAAGGCAGAGATTCGCCACGTTGCTAGGGATATTGAGGAAGGGTACGTGTCTTGGTTGGAATTTCAGGTGATATTAACGGACCAGTTCATGCCGGAGTTCAGGAAagctaagctgagggaggagttcgatacgTTTAAGATGACAGAGGACATGACAGTGGAAACATACCATAGGAAGTTCCGACAGTTGGCTTCATATATTGATGAGTTTGCAAAGAACGAGACCatgctggctatgaggtttgagaggggtttgacgGTAGATATCAAGAAGAGACTCACGGCAGCTCCACCTACCACAGTTCAAGACATCTATCTGAGGGCTGGTGCTGCTGAAAGGCTCTCCGAACAGATCAAGGAAGACAAGAAAGGAAAAGCTGAGAAGAGAAAGTCGGAAACTGTCAGTGATACTACTGGGGCCAAGAAGCCGAATTCAGGCAAGTTCAGTGGATACTCCACCAATAGTGCTCCTGGGGGAATGAGGAACCAAAGCGGAGGCAGTTTCAGAGGTGCTAGTATTGGAGGTGATGCGTCcaggatcacttgtttcgggtgtGGGAAGTTGGGACACAGGAAATTTGAGTGCCGAAGTTCGGAGGAAACCAATGCTGGGGTTTCCGAACACCTACATCTGGTTCGATGGGTCTCGGACAGCGGGATCAGGATACAGCAGCTACCGTACTCCTAA